Proteins from one Toxotes jaculatrix isolate fToxJac2 chromosome 13, fToxJac2.pri, whole genome shotgun sequence genomic window:
- the hivep1 gene encoding zinc finger protein 40 isoform X1 codes for MPRTKQNNPKNLKDKIEEAQKELKDPKGSQKGISESSRRNADNIKGLKRKKVVAENQLKKIPKSPVKKPLQLKTSEIVLHGASSKETTPSCSSSSNSPSHNPSTSPSGKRDPQYAPPVGASPDKGSSSTDVEGLKQEETSSRQPSLEPTDGKEGSLISAKVSQPKDIKSQDPSFEGGPYHSSAPLDVLLKAMEPDFSTLAERKNSLQVTSIGKPDSTLHAQSSGELTTMPAVNVGLQTQPSHMQTYYIDKQGNFIGIAAPLQGSVQTSTQGTPMQSSPLAAPHFMPIASNPEKPSLHMSFNTGPSTITHAPVPSGSNALPQSQPPIVHTCQSLSASVPSTIQVPVTPGSNQVQMTTVMNFGGEQVSKDQKPKKQGKYVCEYCNRACAKPSVLLKHIRSHTGERPYPCVTCGFSFKTKSNLYKHKKSHAHAIKLGLIARSESGGGSLSQESDKALGTHSEAEESGDSDEEGSTADLDPDSSQSSVAALSENSLQNAGTTQASHGETDPSAVFESIKPAHGQRAHEPKVTAALPKVVVYPVNVSPLRADSPRVTGAAPEQAAAQRQRDFQTANLRSSITVLSSLKEVDGTNPSLDTVSEDEDQQCKSPLLGGHAQLQRQQATDFSQQQQAKCLLSPRSLGSTDSGYFSRSESADQAMSPPSPFVKITPPVDIDIAKSTLPNVPAVVATVMHVAAEQKPRATEGQMRPPLEAKALSLEERISKLISDNEAVVDNKQLDSVKPRRTSLSRRGSIDSPKSYIFKDSFQFDLKPMGRRSSSSSDIPKSPFTPTDKSKPVFLLSVPSQYPPMDCLPITRSNSMPTTPGHSALPLNVAPLPHPLRICQSFDDKISTLNDDVFSSAPSTPNPAIHSRTLVRQAAVEDFSTSEGHGLPTVRSMDEGYHGPSSSSELMQRSRSFENSQDRNRKPLQNKGTMYECETCRNRYRKLENFETHKKFYCSELHGPKNKPIPVKETDQDVFHVNIQQPIVPRSTGGSGILDHQTSIRKRRKMKSVGDEDDQSPTDTTPPCSVSFELPTALASRTFSQHAVIVDIQPKNNQSKLPQIQLVARGINTSDSRLSPIRETQISTSTKVDMQRQGSGTSVIRHTNSLSRPNSFETESIDRASPVDSMEKDSLHKPKTDAIANVSAENFHEKISKPKSADYGKERKEQCTDCTVAAVGENSTPVHQSRLVRQNNIQVPEILVTEEPDREHDIQSNEPADKPADQFSWPQRSESLSKLPAEKLPPKKKRIRLAQMDHSSGESSFESSLSRSLSRDSSLSRCSSISASFDRDEPSRSESPSRGECVSKIPEPHGLPTAFNTLGVPGMMRRAASEQITCTQPSVEISCDYRSKSFDCGNVSPSRSLSPVGQPKGGQVAQVPLIERRRGPLVRQMSLKIGPESQQPVRKAVVPLDKPPITNVSSLTQNRSQQIHIANRRPTAQPFILHSGEPPLQKNEQMVQSINLGSPTLQPQVHGLPHPWHQTSRVQICQKIQQPLSQILVCRENAPNKPADSEEKTCFVPKYQLQCPALRASQTFSFSSTQGTQIALPVLTIPIANPILNISKSSDVIQNVYVAQPNQQASEIKTQTVVLSGEQQRDPFDQTQAGAIPLPQILITHEQMHPTPSVSNKNSLSSSQSVDNDTHAVPTAKKDRTQSVNAPNHIGERAPSLGSLHCTQKLASVTLCPQQEPTASSKRMLSPANSLDIYMEKHQKRAKDEHGVACLTDGRSVNYLNSKMSEVTRQRKLTLVRQVCTTEPVDSPIETEAPPLPQIKAGGEKDSEATDDVKPMSPDSAKLEKDTRTVIHEEAGPALHTTTGSQGTSISANNTLRTQEKAEEQRWTPAKSPIRPSSFHGGQVKLTTSVSVVNTKDSHRLSFPSLKTATTFTWCFLMKRKPLHVPQTDLKTSAYAAWTVSPNNPNPLGLPTKVVMSLFDSKQSSKKIHYTSAIRTSGKSDFLSYSGKLKDVMPRMPLTQRSVSVETRGKVQPENQASNDSDKDLVSKTEPRRVKIFDGGYKSNEEYVYVRGRGRGKYICEECGIRCKKPSMLRKHIRTHSDVRPYHCVHCNFSFKTKGNLTKHMKSKAHSKKCMEMGVDEGLIDDQDAEDSGDRSQVSSADRQDSDGDDSDGPDDEENDDNEEEEEDSQAESGLSTNPSVSASPQHIPSKEAEVPPSALLAQMSISSVSLPVSQPPAPESYTSDSESVPMMSPVSLSKQISISGSCCSPLPLPNSPPPIATTSESYISDTESVHMMSPVSPCRQMSIDYPDFDVPPSPPVPGKGSKIGQDTSTTPSAVATSDSGIPVDRSTQTSSYASQGPIHFPPQGLSQTPGTETQTHLFSHLPLHSQQPSRSSYSMVPVGGIQLVPAGLAAYSTFVPIQAGPVQLTIPAVSVIHRNTSPLPAPNTPPQPEGLQTQPLVVQEPISSVVPCFPIGQVAGLQAQTIQPVGLETLNLMGLTNTGLGSTQLLPQQGLTLNATLGLQVLAANPTSQSSTGPQTHVPGLQIVNIALPAIIPSLSPLSTLSPLPGSAPAERQGSPEAPGAQPSQNEHGLGSSRSCMPASPPAPLKVSSSPEQTTGSRASPGGCGGTELTHTVERKEREKSPQLHPSPAPESRPYSTKESPVEGASDPAPPRPSPLTSWPKVNDDYNEVSSDDEDRLVIAT; via the exons ATAAAATCGAAGAGGCACAGAAAGAGCTCAAAGACCCCAAAGGCTCACAGAAAG GGATATCTGAAAGCAGTCGCAGAAATGCAGATAACATAAAAGgcctgaagaggaaaaaggtTGTTGCAGAGAATCAGCTCAAGAAAATTCCTAAATCTCCAGTGAAGAAGCCCCTGCAGttgaaaacatctgaaattGTGCTCCACGGAGCATCGTCCAAGGAAACTACACCTTCTTGCTCTTCTTCCTCAAACAGTCCTTCCCACAATCCTTCAACATCACCCAGTGGGAAAAGAGACCCACAATATGCCCCACCAGTCGGCGCATCCCCTGACAAGGGGTCATCTTCAACTGATGTTGAAGGGTTGAAGCAGGAAGAAACATCTTCTAGGCAGCCATCACTTGAGCCCACCGATGGTAAGGAGGGCTCTTTGATTAGTGCCAAAGTGTCTCAGCCTAAAGATATCAAGAGCCAAGACCCTAGCTTCGAGGGAGGTCCCTACCACAGCAGTGCTCCACTTGATGTCCTACTTAAGGCCATGGAGCCTGACTTCAGTACACTggctgagaggaaaaactcctTGCAAGTAACAAGCATTGGAAAACCAGATTCCACCCTTCATGCTCAATCCAGTGGTGAATTAACAACAATGCCAGCTGTCAATGTTGGTCTCCAGACCCAACCTTCCCATATGCAGACTTATTATATTGACAAACAAGGCAATTTTATTGGCATTGCAGCACCGCTACAGGGAAGTGTGCAGACATCTACACAAGGCACCCCCATGCAGTCCTCTCCGCTCGCTGCTCCGCATTTTATGCCCATTGCTTCAAATCCTGAAAAGCCTAGCCTGCACATGAGCTTTAATACTGGACCATCCACTATTACTCATGCACCTGTTCCCTCAGGCTCTAATGCTTTGCCACAAAGCCAACCACCCATTGTGCACACATGCCAGTCCCTCTCAGCAAGTGTTCCCAGCACCATTCAGGTCCCAGTTACACCTGGCAGCAACCAAGTTCAGATGACCACTGTAATGAACTTTGGTGGTGAACAGGTTTCCAAGGACCAAAAGCCTAAGAAGCAAGGAAAGTATGTTTGTGAATACTGCAACAGGGCATGTGCAAAACCCAGTGTGCTGCTCAAACACATCAGGTCTCACACAGGAGAAAGACCCTACCCCTGTGTTACTTGTGGCTTCTCGTTCAAAACCAAGAGCAACTTGTACAAGCACAAGAAATCACATGCTCATGCTATAAAACTGGGTCTCATTGCACGCTCTGAATCTGGAGGTGGATCACTATCTCAAGAATCTGATAAAGCCCTCGGGACTCATTCAGAGGCGGAGGAGAGCGGGGACAGCGATGAAGAGGGTAGCACTGCAGACTTGGACCCTGACTCATCGCAGAGCAGTGTGGCGGCTTTGTCTGAAAACAGTTTACAGAATGCAGGTACAACTCAAGCAAGCCATGGGGAAACGGACCCATCAGCTGTGTTTGAGTCAATCAAACCAGCACATGGCCAGAGGGCTCATGAGCCCAAAGTGACAGCTGCACTTCCAAAAGTTGTTGTATACCCAGTTAATGTCTCCCCTCTGAGGGCAGATAGCCCAAGAGTTACAGGTGCAGCACCTGAGCAAGCTGCTGCACAACGGCAACGAGACTTCCAGACAGCCAATCTGAGATCAAGCATCACAGTCCTGTCATCTCTGAAAGAGGTGGATGGTACAAATCCCTCACTGGATACTGTGAGTGAAGATGAAGACCAGCAGTGCAAGTCTCCACTGTTAGGTGGACATGCTCAGCTTCAGAGGCAACAAGCTACAGACTTCTCTCAACAGCAACAGGCTAAGTGTCTTCTTAGTCCCCGCAGTTTGGGAAGTACAGATTCTGGCTACTTCTCACGCTCTGAAAGTGCTGACCAGGCCATGAGTCCACCCAGTCCTTTTGTAAAGATAACTCCACCAGTAGATATCGACATTGCCAAGAGTACTCTTCCAAATGTCCCTGCTGTGGTTGCCACAGTGATGCATGTAGCAGCTGAGCAAAAGCCACGGGCCACAGAGGGACAGATGCGTCCACCATTAGAAGCCAAAGCACTCTCTCTGGAGGAACGGATTTCAAAGTTGATATCTGATAATGAGGCAGTGGTTGACAACAAGCAGCTGGACAGTGTAAAGCCAAGGAGGACATCTCTCTCAAGGAGAGGGAGCATAGACTCCCCTAAATCATACATATTTAAAGACTCATTTCAGTTTGATCTTAAACCAATGGGAAGGAGGTCAAGTTCCAGCTCAGACATCCCCAAGTCCCCGTTCACTCCCACGGATAAATCTAAGCCAGTATTTCTTCTGTCTGTACCTTCTCAATACCCTCCAATGGATTGTTTGCCAATTACAAGGAGTAACTCTATGCCTACCAcacctggacactctgctcttcCCCTTAACgttgcccccctcccccacccttTGCGAATTTGTCAGTCATTTGATGACAAAATTAGTACGTTGAATGATGATGTATTTTCATCTGCCCCGTCAACCCCAAATCCAGCAATACATTCTCGTACATTAGTCAGACAAGCAGCAGTGGAAGACTTTTCTACAAGTGAGGGGCATGGCCTCCCTACTGTTCGCTCCATGGATGAGGGCTACCACGGTCCAAGCAGTTCCTCTGAACTGATGCAAAGAAGCAGATCTTTTGAGAACAGtcaggacagaaacagaaagcctCTGCAGAATAAAGGCACAATGTATGAGTGTGAAACCTGTCGTAACCGGTACAGAAAGTTAGAGAATTTTGAAACTCACAAGAAATTCTATTGCTCTGAGCTTCATGGTCCAAAAAATAAGCCAATCCCTGTTAAAGAAACTGATCAAGATGTTTTTCACGTTAACATACAGCAGCCCATAGTTCCTAGATCAACTGGTGGGTCGGGAATACTTGATCATCAGACATCAATCAGGAAGAGACGGAAAATGAAAAGTGTTGGCGATGAGGATGATCAATCTCCAACTGACACCACTCCACCTTGTTCTGTTAGCTTTGAGCTACCAACAGCTCTGGCAAGTCGGACTTTTTCACAGCATGCTGTAATAGTAGACATACAGCCCAAAAACAACCAGTCAAAGCTACCTCAGATTCAGCTCGTAGCAAGAGGTATAAATACTTCAGATTCCAGACTGTCGCCAATACGAGAGACCCAGATCAGCACTTCAACTAAAGTAGACATGCAAAGACAAGGCAGTGGTACATCAGTCATTAGACACACCAACTCTCTCAGCAGACCCAATTCATTTGAGACAGAATCTATTGACAGGGCCTCTCCTGTTGATAGTATGGAAAAGGATTCCCTGCACAAGCCAAAAACAGATGCAATAGCAAATGTATCAGCTGAAAACTTCCATGAAAAAATATCCAAACCCAAGAGTGCTGACtatggaaaagagaggaaggaacaATGCACTGATTGCACAGTAGCAGCAGTTGGTGAAAACTCCACTCCTGTCCACCAGTCTCGTCTGGTTCGTCAAAATAACATTCAAGTTCCTGAGATCCTTGTCACAGAGGAGCCCGACCGAGAGCATGACATACAAAGTAATGAGCCAGCAGATAAACCCGCAGATCAGTTCAGCTGGCCTCAGAGAAGTGAGAGTTTGTCAAAGTTACCAGCAGAGAAACTTCCGCCTAAAAAGAAGAGAATTCGTCTTGCTCAAATGGACCACTCCTCAGGTGAATCCAGCTTTGAGTCCAGCCTCTCACGCAGCCTCAGCCGGGACAGTAGTCTTTCTCGTTGTTCCAGCATCTCAGCCTCTTTTGACAGAGATGAGCCATCCAGGTCAGAGAGTCCTTCAAGAGGGGAGTGTGTCAGCAAAATTCCAGAGCCTCATGGTTTGCCAACAGCCTTCAACACCCTTGGTGTTCCTGGAATGATGAGGCGTGCCGCATCTGAACAGATCACTTGCACTCAACCCTCTGTGGAGATTTCATGCGACTACCGTAGCAAGTCTTTTGACTGTGGCAATGTATCTCCCAGTAGATCTCTATCACCTGTCGGCCAGCCAAAAGGTGGACAGGTTGCCCAGGTGCCGCTTATTGAAAGGAGGCGGGGGCCATTAGTTCGCCAGATGTCTTTAAAGATAGGCCCAGAGAGTCAGCAACCTGTTCGGAAAGCAGTCGTACCTCTAGATAAACCTCCCATTACAAATGTTAGCTCTTTAACTCAGAATAGATCCCAGCAGATTCACATTGCCAACAGGCGCCCCACAGCTCAGCCTTTTATCCTGCATAGTGGTGAACCACCCTTGCAAAAGAATGAGCAAATGGTGCAAAGCATTAATTTGGGAAGCCCAACTCTGCAGCCTCAAGTTCATGGCCTTCCACACCCTTGGCATCAAACATCAAGGGTTCAAATATGCCAAAAGATACAACAACCGCTGAGTCAGATCTTAGTTTGCCGTGAGAATGCCCCAAACAAACCAGCTGACTCTGAAGAAAAGACATGTTTTGTGCCCAAATACCAACTGCAGTGTCCCGCTCTGAGAGCTAgccaaacattttcattctccAGCACACAGGGAACTCAGATAGCCTTGCCAGTTTTAACAATACCTATTGCCAATCCGAttttgaacatttcaaaatcTTCAGATGTAATCCAGAACGTGTATGTTGCTCAACCCAATCAACAGGCCTCTGAGATCAAGACGCAGACAGTGGTTTTGTCAGGTGAACAGCAAAGAGACCCATTTGATCAGACCCAAGCAGGTGCTATACCACTGCCACAGATCCTCATAACTCATGAGCAGATGCACCCTACTCCCTCTGTGTCCAATAAAAATAGTCTCTCATCTTCTCAGAGCGTTGATAACGATACTCATGCTGTACCAACTGCAAAGAAGGATAGGACTCAATCAGTTAACGCCCCTAACCATATTGGAGAACGAGCACCTTCTCTTGGGTCTTTACACTGCACACAGAAACTGGCATCAGTCACTCTGTGCCCACAGCAAGAACCCACTGCTTCAAGTAAACGAATGCTGTCGCCTGCCAACAGCTTGGACATCTACATGGAAAAGCACCAAAAACGGGCTAAGGATGAGCATGGTGTGGCCTGTCTCACTGACGGCAGGTCAGTCAATTATCTCAATTCCAAGATGTCAGAGGTAACCCGACAGCGGAAGCTAACACTTGTTAGGCAGGTTTGCACAACTGAACCAGTGGACAGTCCCATTGAAACTGAGGCTCCACCCCTGCCCCAGATCAAAGCAGGTGGGGAGAAGGACTCTGAGGCTACTGATGATGTGAAGCCTATGTCACCTGACAGTGCCAAGCTGGAAAAAGACACACGTACTGTTATTCATGAGGAGGCAGGTCCTGCCCTGCATACTACAACTGGTAGCCAGGGCACCTCCATATCAGCTAATAACACTCTGAGAACCCAAGAGAAAGCTGAGGAACAGAGGTGGACCCCTGCTAAATCCCCTATTAGGCCTTCCAGTTTCCATGGGGGCCAGGTAAAACTGACCACATCGGTGTCTGTGGTTAACACCAAAGACAGTCACCGACTGTCCTTCCCCAGCCTGAAGACTGCCACCACTTTCACATGGTGTTTCTTGATGAAGAGGAAACCTCTTCATGTTCCACAGACTGACCTGAAGACTTCAGCATATGCTGCCTGGACAGTCAGCCCCAACAACCCTAACCCACTTGGGCTGCCTACCAAGGTGGTCATGTCTCTGTTTGACTCCAAGCAAAGCTCCAAGAAAATACACTACACCTCGGCCATAAGAACTAGCGGAAAATCTGACTTCTTGTCTTACTCAGGCAAGCTGAAGGATGTCATGCCCAGG ATGCCACTAACCCAGAGGTCTGTGTCAGTTGAAACCAGAGGTAAAGTGCAACCAGAAAATCAAGCCAGCAACGATTCAGACAAGGACTTGGTATCTAAAACGGAGCCGAGGCGAGTCAAAATATTTGATGGCGG ATACAAATCTAATGAAGAGTATGTTTACGTACGTGGGCGTGGACGTGGTAAATACATCTGTGAGGAATGTGGAATCCGCTGTAAGAAGCCCAGCATGCTGCGCAAACACATCCGCACCCACTCTGATGTCCGGCCATACCACTGTGTGCACTGCAACTTCTCCTTCAAGACAAAAG GAAATCTGACCAAGCACATGAAATCCAAGGCCCACAGTAAGAAGTGCATGGAGATGGGGGTGGATGAGGGTCTCATTGATGATCAGGATGCAGAGGACTCTG GAGACCGCAGTCAGGTGAGCAGCGCTGACCGTCAGGATTCAGATGGTGATGATTCTGATGGTCCCGATGATGAGGAGAATGATGACaacgaggaggaagaggaggacagccAGGCAGAGTCTGGCCTGTCTACCAACCCTTCTGTCTCCGCCAGCCCGCAGCATATTCCTTCCAAAGAGGCTGAAGTCCCTCCTAGCGCCCTCCTAGCCCAGATGTCAATcagctctgtctccctccctgtgtCCCAGCCTCCAGCTCCTGAATCCTACACATCAGACTCTGAATCTGTCCCCATGATGAGCCCTGTGTCCCTGAGCAAGCAGATATCCATCTCTGGGTCCTGCTGCAGCCCACTGCCCCTCCCTAACTCACCTCCACCTATTGCCACCACATCAGAGTCCTACATCTCAGACACAGAGTCAGTGCACATGATGAGCCCAGTGTCACCATGCAGGCAGATGTCCATCGACTACCCTGACTTTGATGTGCCCCCTAGTCCCCCAGTGCCAGGGAAGGGCTCCAAGATAGGCCAG GACACCTCCACTACCCCTTCTGCTGTGGCGACCAGTGATTCGGGCATACCAGTGGACCGGAGCACTCAGACTTCTTCCTATGCTTCTCAAGGTCCCATTCACTTTCCCCCACAGGGTCTATCCCAAACACCAGGAACAGAGACCCAGACCCACCTGTTCAGTCACCTGCCCCTGCACTCCCAGCAGCCATCTCGCTCTTCATACAGCATGGTCCCAGTAGGGGGGATCCAGCTGGTGCCCGCTGGCCTGGCAGCTTACTCCACCTTTGTACCAATTCAGGCTGGCCCTGTCCAGCTCACCATCCCAGCAGTGAGTgtcattcacagaaacacaagccCATTACCAGCTCCAAACACTCCACCCCAACCAGAGGGCTTGCAGACCCAGCCACTTGTGGTCCAGGAACCAATCAGCAGTGTTGTTCCCTGCTTCCCCATAGGGCAGGTCGCTGGCCTGCAGGCTCAAACGATACAACCAGTGGGTCTGGAGACACTAAACCTCATGGGGCTGACCAACACTGGCCTGGGGTCCACCCAGCTGCTGCCCCAACAAGGGCTCACCCTCAATGCCACCCTCGGGCTGCAGGTTTTAGCTGCCAACCCCACCTCACAAAGCAGCACCGGCCCCCAGACACATGTCCCAGGCCTGCAGATAGTTAACATCGCCCTGCCTGCCATCATTCCCTCTCTAAGCCCTCTCTCCACTCTCAGTCCTCTCCCTGGGTCCGCTCCCGCTGAGAGGCAGGGCAGCCCTGAAGCACCGGGAGCACAGCCATCTCAGAATGAACATGGGCTTGGTTCTTCGCGGAGCTGCATGCCTGCTTCACCGCCCGCCCCGCTGAAGGTC